The genomic DNA TCGATAATTTCGTTCCACTTGGCGATCTCCTCGTCCTTCAGCTCCAGCTTGCCGACAAGCTCTGCATAACGGGCCTGTTCATGCTCCTTCAGATAGTTCATGACTTCCTGGGTATATTCCAGCGTCCAGACAGCAATCCGGTTCGTGTACCAGTTGTTGTTGACGTTGTTCTCGTATTCGTTTGGCCCCGTAACGCCGAGCATGACATACTTACCCTTGTCCTTGGAGAAATTGACGCGCTCTTCCCAGAAGCGGGAAATTTCCACGAGCACCTCCAGGCCGTATTGGCCGAGATACGATTTATCCCCAGTATAGTTGACGTAGTTGTAAATCGCGTACGCGATTGCTCCGTTGCGGTGGATTTCCTCGAACGTAATTTCCCACTCGTTATGACATTCCTCACCGTTCATCGTTACCATCGGATAGAGGGCGCCTTTGGCAAAGCCGAGCTTGCGGGCGTTCTCCTTCGCCTTCTCCAGATGCTTGTAGCGGTAGATGAGCAGGTTGCGGGCAATGCTGGAATCCGCGGTGCTGAGATAGAACGGCAGGCAGTAGGCTTCCGTATCCCAGTAGGTGCTGCCGCCGTATTTTTCACCTGTAAAGCCTTTAGGCCCGATGTTCAGACGGTCGTCATCGCCGGTATAGGTCTGATTCAATTGGAAAATATTGAAGCGAATCGCCTGCTGCGCGGACTCGTCGCCTTCGATAATAATGTCGCTTTCGCTCCATTTCGCGGCCCAGGTATCGACCTGTTCGCGAAGCAGCGTGTCGAATCCAGCTTCTTTCGCCTCGGTTAGCGATTTCGTACCGGCCTCTGCCAGCTGGCCTAGACCATGGTTGCGGGAAGTAACGTTAGCTACATATTTGTACAAAGTGATCTGTTCACCAGCGGCCGCCTCAACGGCCACTTCACTGGAAACGAATTTCTCGCGTTCCTTGAGGGACGGGGTGAAATCCAGCTTGTTTCCGTCTTTGAAAACATCAAACGCCATCACCGAGGTGACATGGAAATCGAGCTTCTTCGTCTTCAGCGTCAGGTAGGAAATGTCCGCTGCCGCCGCTTTTTCTACTTCCAGCCAAAATTTCTCGTCGTAGTTCGAGTCTTTATTCTGCACATCCCCGTCGAGGTAAGGCACGAGGCGGATCGTACCGCTGAAGTTCAGCGGTGTAATCGCATAGCGAATCGCTCCGATTTCATGGCGGGCCATGCTGACAAAACGCAGCGCCTCTACCTGAACTTGCTTGCCATCCTCAAGCTCCGCATTGAAGCGGCGGGATAAGGTGCCTTCCTTCATGTTCAACTCGCGAACGAAATCGCTGACTTTGCATTTAGCAAGATCGAGTTCGATGCCTTCAAGGAAAACGTTGATTCCGATCCAGTTCGTACTATTCAGCACTTTGGCAAAATATTCGGGATATCCATTTTTCCACCAGCCGACACGCGTCTTGTCCGGGTAATAGACCCCGGCCATGTAGCTGCCTTGCAGGGATGAGCCGCTGTATTTCTCTTCGAAGTTGGCGCGTTGGCCCATAAATCCGTTGCCGATGCTGAATATGCTTTCGGATATTTCATGCGTCGATGGATCGAAGGACTCCTCGATAATCGACCATCCATTGATTTTCAGATATTGTCTCACGATAACCAGACTCCTTTAATCATATGATGAAGTAACAATTACACTTACATACGGACGAGTAAGGCAGCTGAAGCAGGCTGATCTAACGGGCGAGGCTCAGCTCCTTAAGGCGTTCTATTGTCATTTCCTGCAGCGAAGATACGACCAGCTCGGCCTGGCCCAGCGTTGCGGGCGAGCCGATGCCAACGCAGCTCATCCCGGCCCTATGCGCTGCTTCCACCCCGGCTTCGGCATCTTCAAAGACAATACATTGCTCCGGTGGGACGGAGAGGGCCGCCGCTCCAAGCAGGAATACCTCCGGATCGGGTTTGGCATTCGTCGTGTGTGTTCCATCGATGATTGCATCGAAATACGGGGTAAGGCCGGTATTGTCAAGAATGGTCATGGCATTCTTGCTGGCCGACCCGAGTGCCGTCTTCAGCCCGTTCTCCTGGCAGGCTTTAAGAAAATCCAGCGCCCCCGGCAATATTTCCGTATGATCCATTTTGGAAATGGATTCGAAGTACCAGTTATTTTTCCGCTCGGCAAGCTCGTATTTCTTGGCGTTATCGAACTGCAGGCCGCCAACGCTGAGCAGAATGTCCAGGGATGCCATACGGCTGACGCCCTTCAGTTTCTCGTTATCCTGTTCGGTGAACGTGAATCCGAGCTCTTCCGCGAGCCGTTTCCAGGCCAGGTAATGGTACTTGGCAGTATCGACGAGGACGCCGTCCAGGTCGAAAAGACATGCTTTGATTGAGGTCACAACCTCTCCTCCTTTAGCGCAAACGTTTGAACAAAAGAATAAAAAATAAATGAAGCAGCAGGGCTTCAATTATTTCTTCATCATTCCCCGCTTACGGGCGGACGGAATGGATGGACGATTCACGGATCATCAATCGATGCGGAATGATCTGACGCTTCTGGTAGGAGGCGTCCTGATTATTCTTGATCGACTGGATAAGTATCTGGGAAGCGGTATATCCCAAGTTGTAGATGCCGATATCCACACTGCTCAGCGGCGGGGTCGATAATTCGGACAAAGGTATATTGTTAAAGCTCACCAGGCACAAATCTTCGGGCACTTTATAGTTAAGCTCATGCAGGCCGCGCAAAATACCGAAGGCGACGACATCATCGATCAAGACGAGGGCAGTCGGCCGATTCGGAAGATTCATGAAGAACGACATGGCCCGGTAGCCGCTTTCCTGCAGAAATTCTCCTTCAACGATCCATTCGGGGCGGGATTCCAGTCCAGCGTCAGCAAGGGCTTTCATGTAGCCTTTCAGCCGGTCCTTCGAGACGACAAGCTCCGGCGGGCCGCTGACAAAGCCGATCCGTTCATGTCCAAGCGAAATCAGGTGCTTCGTTGCATCATAGGATGCCTGAACGTTGTCGGTGTCTACGGACAGAATGTCGGGATATTTGTCGCTCCGCCCGATTAGGACGAAGGGATGGCCATGCTCTTTCAGGAAATCGATGACCGGATCGTCCGTTCTGGAGTAGAGCAGAATGACCCCATCGACTCTGCGTCCGTTAAGCAATCTGGAGACGCCTTCGACTTCCTCCTTCTCATTGGCTCCCGAGCTGATGAGTACATCATATCCCAAACGGCTTGCCTGGGTGACGATGCCGCGGATCAATTCCATAAAGAAATAATTCGAGAACAATTCTTCAGCCGATTTCGGAAGCATGATGCATATGCTGTTCGTTGTCTTCGATACCAGACTCTTCGCCATAATGTTGGGATGGTAGCCAAGCTGCTCCATAATGGCTCTTACTTTCTGGGAAGTCTCCGTGCTGATTCTTGGATGATTGGACAGCACCCGGGACACGGTGGAGGGAGATACTCCGGCCTTTCTTGCAACGTCTTTAATGGTTACAGCCATAATGACCTCCTGTGGAACCGTTTGCTTTACACTGTAATCTTAATCTAAAGGCTAGTGAAAGTAAATAGATAATCCCCGACAAAATACCATGTTCAGCGGCATATTTATTAAAAAAGTTCTGTTTTTCAGAAATCCGGATAAAAAGAAGTGCTGGTTTTAGATATGAAGGAAAATTAAAGAAAACCGGAGAAAAATCAAGAAAAATACATAAATGCTGTAGTAAACGACTTATGCAAACGTTTTAATTGAGTTAAGCGCTTAAGTTATATTGTTAATGCAGATATAGCGCTTACATAAAATTCGGGAGCCATACAGGAAATTTTCGATCGTTCATGGTAACGTTTGCGCATTGAAATTTTGGATAGCGGTGTGAGACATGGCGCGGAAAGGGGGCGTTCATCCAGCTGAAGCTTCGAGGCAATCATCTGGTCCACAAAATTCTATGGTCAGGGAAGGGAGTCTATTGCTTATGGATTATAAAAAGCCATTTCGTGTCGTTGCATTAAGCTTAGCCGTGCTGTTGTTGGTTAACCTGCTTGGAATGAGTCAAGCGTCCGGTCAAGCTAATTCGCAGTTATGGACGGCCTCACAGCAAGGAGTACAGAACCAGGAGCCAAGCCTGATGTTCCATCCGGACGGGGCTGTAACCATAACCGGAATCACGGAAGCGGGCAAGCTGTACGTGGTGGGGGACTTTGCGGCATCGGGTTGGACTCATTTTATAGAAATGACAGCAGTAAGCACTTACACCGAGAATGGAACCCGAATGAATGTGTATTCATACACTATCCCGAAAACGGATTTTATCGCGAATAAAGGTGTCGTCGAATATAAATTTTCAACTGCAGATGGAGATTGGAACGCTTCCTACGCCGATCCTCGCAACGTCTCCAGGATCAGCGTAAATTCTGCCATTCATAGCTTAAGCGTTCGGGATCATGCAGGGCATCCGCCAGGAAAAGAAGTGGTCACAGGGCAATCCCTTGACCTGCGGGCGGT from Paenibacillus woosongensis includes the following:
- a CDS encoding glycoside hydrolase family 65 protein, with protein sequence MRQYLKINGWSIIEESFDPSTHEISESIFSIGNGFMGQRANFEEKYSGSSLQGSYMAGVYYPDKTRVGWWKNGYPEYFAKVLNSTNWIGINVFLEGIELDLAKCKVSDFVRELNMKEGTLSRRFNAELEDGKQVQVEALRFVSMARHEIGAIRYAITPLNFSGTIRLVPYLDGDVQNKDSNYDEKFWLEVEKAAAADISYLTLKTKKLDFHVTSVMAFDVFKDGNKLDFTPSLKEREKFVSSEVAVEAAAGEQITLYKYVANVTSRNHGLGQLAEAGTKSLTEAKEAGFDTLLREQVDTWAAKWSESDIIIEGDESAQQAIRFNIFQLNQTYTGDDDRLNIGPKGFTGEKYGGSTYWDTEAYCLPFYLSTADSSIARNLLIYRYKHLEKAKENARKLGFAKGALYPMVTMNGEECHNEWEITFEEIHRNGAIAYAIYNYVNYTGDKSYLGQYGLEVLVEISRFWEERVNFSKDKGKYVMLGVTGPNEYENNVNNNWYTNRIAVWTLEYTQEVMNYLKEHEQARYAELVGKLELKDEEIAKWNEIIDNMYYPYDEERGVFLQQDGFLDKDIIPVKDLNPEDLPLNQNWSWDRILRSCFIKQADVLQGVYFLGDQFDLETKKRNFDFYEPLTVHESSLSPCLHAIIACELGYQEKAYEMYLRTARLDLDNYNNDTEDGLHITSMAGTWMSVVQGFGGLKVKDGALQLHPFVPSHWTAFSFKVMFRGARLNVSVTEDSITVTNETETPAAIVIYDRSYTIGGLGEVQYARSSVRV
- the pgmB gene encoding beta-phosphoglucomutase → MTSIKACLFDLDGVLVDTAKYHYLAWKRLAEELGFTFTEQDNEKLKGVSRMASLDILLSVGGLQFDNAKKYELAERKNNWYFESISKMDHTEILPGALDFLKACQENGLKTALGSASKNAMTILDNTGLTPYFDAIIDGTHTTNAKPDPEVFLLGAAALSVPPEQCIVFEDAEAGVEAAHRAGMSCVGIGSPATLGQAELVVSSLQEMTIERLKELSLAR
- a CDS encoding LacI family DNA-binding transcriptional regulator, producing the protein MAVTIKDVARKAGVSPSTVSRVLSNHPRISTETSQKVRAIMEQLGYHPNIMAKSLVSKTTNSICIMLPKSAEELFSNYFFMELIRGIVTQASRLGYDVLISSGANEKEEVEGVSRLLNGRRVDGVILLYSRTDDPVIDFLKEHGHPFVLIGRSDKYPDILSVDTDNVQASYDATKHLISLGHERIGFVSGPPELVVSKDRLKGYMKALADAGLESRPEWIVEGEFLQESGYRAMSFFMNLPNRPTALVLIDDVVAFGILRGLHELNYKVPEDLCLVSFNNIPLSELSTPPLSSVDIGIYNLGYTASQILIQSIKNNQDASYQKRQIIPHRLMIRESSIHSVRP